One window of Cohnella hashimotonis genomic DNA carries:
- a CDS encoding Npt1/Npt2 family nucleotide transporter: MLGRFAGQGAGNGGEYAKVALLFLYFFCTVAASIMGRTAADALFLSRFDNAALSGMYLPQAATMILTSLVFQRYAHRVRIERLLFGLLPAIAALILVSRIGVGLELGWVFRTIYVGYDVFNFLMIVCFWQFATSALDQRKAKKMIGLVASGGTLGTVASGFGIRGIVPVIGTSNLLYVFAALVVAGLAFVIAICAMRAHGVDKVATASASAAASAKTAGSTVGRTDGLFKNVPHLKYMVLLAASVTLSLTLIDYQFKVLLRETLQNEALAGFMGSFQGISGIIGLLVQVTLSGWVLTRFGVTTALLVFPVTLAAASLGLIFLPVLAMSVVAKGSDKVLGDTLYSSANQLIMFPVPPAWRSKAKNFMEGIVRNGSKGLAALLLLVLSHWLAPSQFSYIVAILLGIGIVSGLKIKKAYLQTLMSTLKTGQDDPQRTELDFMDPASRALLAEALRQHDKQQALYALRLLKDIEAFDLKPYLPGLLAHPHPEVIVETLEYIEQLRPAGLEAPLLELLGADSGPVRAKAILALASYMDEAHLDAIASRLEDDSADVQAAAIAALVKYFGIEGMYRSVSVLKRLTESEIEAERMAVASLFGQIGVPSFYKPLLGLLRDPSSQVAVRALDSAAKLRVPACIPPIADRLADGGARRHAIVALAAYDESVIVPALRAYLGREDIAVHLPAVFERIGTQLARDTLLDIYESAGYALRDRILESLLRMQKDLPAVPAAQAERYARLELALDEQYGEHGAAVAGHVAGSELSGSVAEIRAGIVRRVFQLLSLLYDERAMQAVYANWTEGDGQRQANAIEVVDQTVQGQLRGPLIKLMSASRELSASKTANAAPHWAWLAAQGDAWLSQLVAYERARQAGVSADPGAALQVEQVRLLKKISLFQGVPRAELAALADTLQPVTASAGDVIIREGEPGDCLYMIESGKIGVFKGVARVHELGSEEYFGEMAVLTHGARTATIAAETDVRLWKLDSDIFYERMIDRPSMAVELMKLLSRRIRDALAAAGAGAAAAVSSAAPAPAPAPAPAPAPAPAPAPAPAPAPDQAAANLASSADEAAREAAAAGTGHSSDPNADVAETPAGSTALSGNATLVRRVLVLQQVPLFQHLSIEGFLDLAQLVQEEEYGPGKTICKTGEYGDTLYAVVEGSIGVRRDGREIANLGKGEYFGEMAIIDSGPRSADCVAVSRASLLALRKEQLQAFCFRDTQVLRGMMRVLSERLQGIA; the protein is encoded by the coding sequence ATGCTCGGCCGGTTCGCCGGCCAAGGAGCGGGGAACGGCGGCGAGTACGCGAAGGTCGCGCTGCTGTTCCTCTATTTTTTCTGCACCGTAGCCGCCTCCATTATGGGCAGAACGGCCGCCGACGCGCTGTTCTTAAGCCGCTTCGACAACGCCGCATTGTCAGGCATGTATTTGCCGCAGGCTGCGACCATGATCCTCACCAGCCTTGTCTTCCAGCGATACGCCCACCGCGTCCGAATCGAACGCCTGCTCTTCGGGCTGCTCCCGGCCATCGCCGCCCTTATCCTTGTCTCCCGTATCGGCGTCGGCCTTGAGCTGGGCTGGGTTTTTCGCACGATTTACGTCGGCTACGACGTATTTAATTTTCTGATGATCGTCTGCTTCTGGCAGTTCGCCACGTCGGCGCTCGATCAGCGCAAGGCGAAAAAAATGATCGGCCTCGTCGCCAGCGGCGGCACGCTCGGCACGGTGGCGAGCGGCTTCGGCATCCGCGGCATCGTCCCGGTCATCGGCACCTCCAACCTGCTGTACGTATTCGCCGCGCTTGTCGTTGCCGGCCTCGCATTTGTGATCGCGATCTGCGCCATGCGCGCCCACGGCGTCGACAAAGTTGCGACCGCGAGCGCCTCTGCCGCCGCCTCTGCCAAGACAGCCGGCTCTACCGTCGGAAGAACGGACGGCTTGTTTAAAAACGTTCCCCATCTGAAATACATGGTCCTGCTGGCGGCTTCGGTCACGCTGTCGCTGACGCTGATCGACTATCAATTCAAGGTACTGCTCAGAGAGACGCTGCAGAACGAAGCGCTGGCAGGGTTTATGGGCAGCTTCCAAGGCATATCCGGCATCATCGGCCTGCTCGTTCAAGTCACGTTGTCCGGCTGGGTGCTCACGCGCTTCGGCGTTACGACGGCGCTGCTCGTCTTCCCCGTCACGCTCGCGGCCGCCAGTCTCGGCCTCATTTTCCTGCCGGTGCTCGCGATGTCGGTCGTCGCCAAGGGCAGCGATAAGGTGCTCGGCGATACGCTCTATTCCTCCGCTAACCAGCTGATCATGTTCCCGGTGCCGCCCGCTTGGCGCTCCAAAGCCAAAAACTTCATGGAAGGCATCGTGCGAAACGGCTCCAAAGGCCTCGCGGCGCTGCTGCTGCTCGTGCTCAGCCATTGGCTCGCGCCGTCGCAATTCAGCTACATCGTCGCGATTCTGCTCGGCATCGGGATCGTGTCCGGCCTCAAGATTAAGAAAGCCTACTTGCAGACGCTCATGTCGACCTTAAAAACGGGGCAGGACGATCCGCAGCGGACCGAGCTCGACTTCATGGACCCGGCGAGCCGCGCCCTCCTCGCGGAGGCGCTGCGTCAGCACGATAAGCAGCAGGCGCTGTATGCGCTGCGTCTGCTGAAGGACATCGAAGCGTTCGATCTTAAGCCTTATCTCCCCGGGCTGCTGGCTCATCCGCACCCGGAGGTTATAGTGGAGACGCTGGAGTATATCGAACAGCTGAGGCCTGCCGGCCTGGAAGCGCCGCTGCTCGAACTGCTCGGCGCGGACAGCGGACCTGTCCGGGCCAAGGCCATCCTGGCACTGGCGTCTTATATGGACGAAGCGCACCTGGACGCGATCGCCAGTCGGCTCGAGGACGACTCGGCGGACGTCCAGGCGGCTGCGATCGCCGCGCTGGTGAAGTATTTCGGCATCGAAGGCATGTACCGGTCGGTCAGCGTGCTTAAGCGGCTCACCGAGAGCGAGATCGAGGCCGAAAGGATGGCCGTCGCCTCCTTGTTCGGACAGATCGGCGTGCCCAGCTTCTACAAACCGCTGCTCGGCCTGCTTCGGGATCCGTCGAGCCAGGTCGCCGTTCGCGCGCTTGATTCCGCGGCGAAGCTCCGCGTGCCCGCCTGTATCCCGCCGATCGCGGATCGCCTGGCAGACGGCGGCGCGCGGCGCCACGCTATTGTGGCGCTCGCAGCCTACGACGAGTCGGTCATCGTCCCTGCGCTCCGCGCTTACCTCGGCCGGGAGGATATCGCCGTTCATCTGCCAGCCGTATTCGAGCGCATCGGCACCCAGCTGGCGAGGGACACGCTGCTCGACATCTACGAATCGGCAGGCTACGCGCTGCGCGACCGTATACTCGAATCGCTGCTGCGCATGCAAAAGGACCTGCCCGCCGTGCCGGCTGCACAGGCAGAGCGATACGCACGTCTGGAATTGGCGCTCGACGAGCAGTACGGCGAGCATGGCGCTGCCGTTGCCGGCCACGTTGCCGGCTCCGAGCTGTCGGGCAGCGTCGCCGAGATCCGCGCAGGCATCGTCCGCCGGGTCTTCCAGCTGCTCTCGCTCCTCTACGACGAGCGCGCGATGCAGGCCGTCTACGCGAATTGGACCGAGGGCGACGGCCAGCGGCAGGCCAATGCGATCGAGGTCGTCGACCAGACGGTTCAAGGTCAGCTGCGCGGGCCGCTGATCAAACTCATGTCGGCGTCCCGGGAATTGAGCGCCTCTAAGACGGCGAATGCGGCGCCGCACTGGGCATGGCTCGCTGCGCAAGGCGACGCTTGGCTCTCTCAGCTCGTCGCTTACGAACGCGCCAGGCAGGCAGGCGTCTCTGCCGACCCCGGCGCGGCGCTGCAGGTCGAGCAGGTTCGGCTGCTCAAGAAAATCAGCCTGTTCCAGGGCGTGCCGCGCGCCGAACTGGCGGCGCTTGCGGATACGCTTCAGCCGGTTACCGCGTCGGCCGGCGACGTGATTATCCGAGAGGGCGAGCCGGGCGACTGTCTGTACATGATCGAAAGCGGCAAGATCGGTGTATTCAAGGGCGTCGCGCGCGTGCACGAGCTTGGGAGCGAGGAATATTTCGGCGAGATGGCCGTGTTGACCCACGGCGCGAGGACGGCTACGATCGCTGCCGAGACAGACGTTCGGCTATGGAAGCTCGACTCCGACATCTTCTACGAGCGAATGATCGACAGGCCGAGCATGGCGGTGGAATTGATGAAGCTGCTGTCCCGTCGGATCAGGGACGCGCTCGCCGCCGCAGGAGCCGGCGCGGCTGCCGCTGTCTCTTCTGCTGCTCCTGCTCCTGCTCCTGCTCCTGCTCCTGCTCCTGCTCCTGCTCCTGCTCCTGCTCCTGCTCCTGCTCCTGCTCCTGATCAGGCCGCGGCGAACCTCGCCTCTAGCGCGGACGAGGCAGCGCGCGAAGCGGCTGCCGCCGGTACGGGACACTCAAGCGATCCGAACGCGGACGTCGCCGAGACGCCGGCTGGCAGCACGGCGCTGTCCGGCAACGCGACGCTTGTCAGACGCGTGCTGGTGCTTCAGCAAGTGCCGCTGTTTCAGCATCTGAGCATCGAAGGCTTCCTCGATCTCGCACAATTGGTGCAAGAGGAAGAATACGGACCGGGCAAGACCATCTGCAAAACGGGCGAGTACGGAGATACGCTTTACGCGGTCGTTGAAGGCTCCATCGGCGTCCGCCGGGATGGCCGCGAGATCGCGAACCTGGGGAAAGGCGAGTATTTCGGAGAAATGGCGATCATCGACAGCGGCCCCCGCTCCGCGGACTGCGTCGCCGTCAGCCGCGCTTCCCTGCTCGCGCTGCGCAAGGAACAGCTGCAGGCGTTCTGCTTCCGGGATACGCAGGTGCTTCGCGGCATGATGCGGGTGCTCTCGGAACGACTGCAAGGAATCGCATAA
- a CDS encoding stalk domain-containing protein — protein MRLAKWSLAALLAAGQTEVLDPSPARAEGLTLESGAASATNLSGKLFLTVGSANAAFEGETYAAARPVVVKKGVTYVALRFMAERLQGTLYPDPATGETVLFAGGVSLKYKPGSEQIKVDGAARKMNGAPYADRYVLMVPLTSIAQGLNLPLSVAGSSLVLQLRAPHSVPQAYFETDKASYKIGEPVQFTDLSADEDAAIVTRTWNRKQPAYFEPGDATITLTVKDRYGSVSSYSRTIHIEDEVLYTKETFDLLYAPVGQNIAVNGYAVKTMEALPYSYGTEGPALLRSSGPETVYEDGILYGDVATGPVRFLLHHKNSAGRNMKLAVLATNAGTTAATLTPGAAGAAGPTISPGQAGKMSLARYLSALASGEADQAITLEPGQNALLFANLQSLPAMPDGDVITFTGEVSSDAQIRYTVLMTTEGRDPIQALPNLPVLDPRESIVRGTFPGATRTFDYAEPVGNRMVKLSLTDNAADPFQEGTDGILNTVAVNSGNYGLLYSVKLRNVAPRTLIVFNPRGGMYAGAALVNGQTVTFSHLGAAGIQNEASVLYRTGNAEEEVDIAISPAAGSNLPFCLLFVPLPDTSGG, from the coding sequence ATGCGATTGGCAAAATGGAGTCTGGCAGCGCTGCTCGCCGCCGGTCAGACGGAGGTTTTGGATCCGTCGCCAGCCCGGGCGGAGGGCCTTACGCTGGAGAGCGGCGCTGCCTCAGCAACAAACCTGTCCGGCAAGCTCTTCTTGACCGTGGGCAGTGCGAATGCCGCTTTCGAAGGAGAGACCTATGCGGCAGCACGCCCAGTCGTCGTCAAGAAAGGCGTGACCTACGTGGCGCTTCGATTCATGGCCGAGCGCCTGCAAGGGACGCTGTACCCCGATCCCGCGACCGGCGAGACCGTGCTATTCGCTGGAGGCGTGTCGCTGAAATATAAGCCAGGGAGCGAACAAATTAAAGTCGACGGGGCCGCGCGCAAGATGAACGGTGCGCCCTATGCGGACCGTTACGTTTTGATGGTCCCTTTGACTTCGATCGCACAAGGCTTGAACCTGCCGCTGTCCGTAGCCGGCTCGTCGCTCGTTCTGCAGCTCCGCGCCCCCCATTCGGTACCCCAAGCCTACTTCGAGACGGACAAGGCGTCGTACAAAATCGGCGAACCGGTACAATTCACGGACTTGAGCGCGGACGAGGACGCCGCGATCGTGACGCGCACTTGGAATCGGAAGCAGCCTGCGTACTTCGAACCGGGCGATGCGACGATTACGCTTACGGTCAAAGATCGGTACGGCTCGGTATCGTCCTACAGCCGCACGATCCATATCGAAGACGAGGTTTTATATACAAAGGAAACGTTCGATTTGCTTTACGCACCGGTCGGCCAGAACATAGCGGTTAACGGCTATGCCGTGAAAACGATGGAAGCCCTGCCTTATTCCTACGGTACCGAAGGACCCGCACTGCTCCGGAGCAGCGGTCCGGAGACGGTTTACGAGGACGGCATTTTATACGGGGACGTCGCGACGGGGCCGGTCCGATTTCTTTTGCATCATAAAAACAGCGCCGGCCGAAATATGAAACTTGCCGTCTTGGCGACAAACGCGGGCACGACAGCGGCCACCCTCACGCCGGGTGCTGCGGGCGCGGCGGGCCCGACCATCTCTCCCGGCCAGGCCGGAAAGATGTCGCTTGCGAGGTATTTAAGCGCGCTCGCTTCGGGCGAAGCGGATCAGGCTATCACGCTGGAACCGGGCCAAAACGCCCTGCTGTTCGCCAACCTGCAGTCCCTTCCGGCCATGCCGGACGGCGATGTCATCACTTTTACCGGCGAGGTCAGCAGCGATGCGCAGATCCGTTATACGGTCTTGATGACAACGGAGGGCCGCGATCCGATTCAGGCGCTGCCTAATCTGCCGGTACTCGATCCTAGGGAATCGATCGTCCGCGGCACGTTCCCCGGTGCGACGAGAACGTTCGACTATGCAGAGCCCGTAGGAAACCGCATGGTCAAGCTCTCCCTGACCGACAATGCGGCGGACCCGTTCCAGGAAGGAACGGACGGCATTTTGAATACGGTCGCCGTTAACTCGGGAAATTACGGTTTATTGTACAGCGTGAAGCTGCGCAATGTCGCGCCGCGGACGCTGATCGTCTTCAATCCGCGCGGCGGTATGTACGCTGGCGCGGCGCTCGTGAACGGCCAGACGGTCACCTTCTCCCATCTGGGCGCCGCCGGCATACAGAACGAAGCAAGCGTGCTGTACCGGACGGGGAATGCTGAGGAGGAAGTCGACATCGCGATCAGCCCCGCAGCAGGCAGCAACCTGCCGTTCTGCCTGCTGTTCGTGCCGCTGCCGGATACGTCCGGCGGGTAG
- a CDS encoding MarR family winged helix-turn-helix transcriptional regulator, with protein sequence MEPMKRTEPIGPTKPKESAEPAEPAEPAEPAESLEPTKPKESAESAESMEPKKLEKSAESMEPTKPAESAESAEPMKPMELLRDVAEDDLRLFRIWLRASRAIFSNVGRDIESHGLSPDNFMILELLYNKGPQPIQKISERMAIPSGSITYVIDKLEKKGYVERRQSLEDRRTSNAVLTDAGRALFDDIFPKHSAMISRNLSVATPEEKRMLAELLKRIGLHAATLGEGRDG encoded by the coding sequence ATGGAACCGATGAAGCGGACGGAGCCGATTGGACCGACGAAGCCGAAGGAATCGGCAGAACCGGCAGAACCGGCAGAACCGGCAGAACCGGCAGAATCGTTGGAACCGACGAAGCCGAAGGAATCGGCGGAATCTGCAGAATCGATGGAACCGAAGAAGCTGGAGAAATCGGCAGAATCGATGGAACCGACGAAGCCGGCGGAATCGGCAGAATCTGCCGAGCCAATGAAACCGATGGAGCTTCTGCGTGATGTGGCGGAGGACGATCTGCGGTTGTTCCGCATCTGGCTGCGCGCCTCGCGAGCGATCTTCAGCAATGTCGGACGGGATATCGAGAGTCATGGGCTCAGCCCGGACAACTTCATGATCCTCGAGCTGCTGTACAACAAAGGGCCGCAGCCGATCCAGAAGATCAGCGAGCGGATGGCGATCCCGAGCGGCAGCATCACTTATGTCATCGACAAGCTGGAGAAAAAGGGTTACGTCGAGCGGAGGCAGAGTCTGGAGGACCGCAGGACGTCGAACGCGGTGCTGACTGACGCTGGTCGCGCTTTGTTCGACGATATTTTCCCCAAGCACTCGGCCATGATTTCGCGCAATCTGTCGGTTGCCACGCCAGAAGAGAAGCGCATGCTCGCCGAGCTCCTCAAACGGATCGGGCTGCATGCGGCGACACTGGGAGAAGGGCGGGACGGCTGA
- the def gene encoding peptide deformylase, translating to MTIRTILPFGEELLRKKSKPADGITPRIEKLLDDMAETLYATDGRAGLAAPQIGILRRVIVMDCGDGLIELVNPEILEMKGEQVGAEACLSFPGYAGIVKRASEITITTLNRQGETETIRAEGFLARCIQHEIDHLDGILFIDRVHGATLYHEENGDKISIHQVRKIAGPAPAVR from the coding sequence ATGACGATTCGAACGATACTGCCGTTCGGCGAAGAGCTGCTGCGGAAAAAGTCGAAGCCCGCCGATGGCATCACGCCGCGCATCGAAAAGCTGCTGGACGACATGGCGGAGACGCTCTATGCGACGGACGGGCGGGCCGGACTCGCGGCGCCGCAGATCGGCATTTTGCGACGGGTGATTGTCATGGATTGCGGCGACGGACTGATCGAGCTGGTGAACCCGGAGATCTTGGAGATGAAAGGCGAACAGGTCGGAGCCGAAGCGTGCCTGTCCTTTCCGGGCTATGCCGGCATCGTGAAGCGCGCGAGCGAGATTACGATCACGACGCTGAACCGGCAGGGTGAGACCGAGACGATCCGTGCCGAGGGCTTCCTGGCCCGCTGCATCCAGCACGAGATCGATCACCTCGACGGCATCCTCTTCATCGATCGCGTCCACGGCGCCACCTTGTATCATGAGGAAAACGGGGACAAAATCTCGATCCATCAAGTGAGGAAAATCGCAGGTCCGGCGCCTGCCGTTCGCTAG
- a CDS encoding Gfo/Idh/MocA family protein: MSEKRIKVGIIGTGGIARYHVMAYRKLPYVDIVAVADVLPGRAREFAEREELVGAGAYDSHTELLAHDLDAVSICTPNASHHRTSVDAVRAGKKVLLEKPMSVTLEEALDMVQTVKSHDGMLSIGFQPRYDPNMKLLQDIIQSGRLGNVYYAETGGGRRRGMPGGTFISKALAGAGAMADIGCYSLDMALNTLGYPRPVSVSAFTSNHFGTNPLYHKEASKFEVEDFGVAMVRFDNDLVLQFKISWAMHMDTLGATMFLGTDAGLKVTPAGSGPWSGVWDGAIGSMTLYHDDFGGQTSTAVPLIGHSLDLFYEKVRDFAEAVRDGRPAPIPAEQILIQQAIIDGVLRSADQRREVEIKLPE; the protein is encoded by the coding sequence ATGAGCGAAAAAAGAATTAAAGTCGGCATTATCGGAACGGGCGGCATCGCGCGTTACCACGTCATGGCTTACCGCAAGCTGCCGTACGTAGACATCGTAGCGGTTGCCGACGTGCTGCCGGGCAGGGCGCGCGAATTCGCGGAGCGGGAAGAACTCGTCGGCGCAGGCGCGTACGACAGCCACACCGAGCTGCTCGCGCACGATCTCGATGCCGTCAGCATCTGTACCCCGAACGCGTCCCACCACCGTACGAGCGTCGATGCGGTGCGCGCAGGCAAGAAGGTGCTGCTGGAAAAACCGATGTCGGTCACGCTTGAAGAAGCGCTGGACATGGTACAGACGGTGAAATCCCACGACGGCATGCTGTCGATCGGGTTCCAGCCTCGCTACGATCCGAACATGAAGCTGCTGCAGGATATTATCCAATCCGGACGCCTTGGCAATGTGTATTATGCGGAAACGGGCGGCGGACGCCGGCGCGGCATGCCTGGCGGCACGTTCATCAGCAAGGCGCTTGCAGGCGCCGGCGCGATGGCGGACATCGGCTGCTACTCGCTCGACATGGCGCTGAACACGCTCGGTTATCCACGCCCGGTATCGGTATCCGCGTTCACGTCGAACCACTTCGGCACGAACCCGCTTTATCACAAGGAAGCTTCGAAGTTCGAGGTCGAGGACTTCGGCGTGGCGATGGTCCGATTCGATAACGACCTCGTGCTTCAGTTCAAGATCTCCTGGGCGATGCATATGGATACGCTGGGCGCCACGATGTTCCTCGGCACCGATGCCGGCCTCAAGGTAACGCCTGCGGGCTCCGGTCCGTGGTCTGGCGTCTGGGACGGCGCGATCGGCAGCATGACGCTGTATCACGACGACTTCGGCGGCCAAACCTCGACGGCCGTGCCGTTGATCGGACATTCGCTCGACCTGTTCTACGAGAAGGTCCGCGACTTCGCCGAAGCCGTGCGCGACGGTCGTCCGGCGCCGATTCCTGCAGAGCAGATCCTGATCCAGCAGGCGATCATCGACGGCGTACTGCGCTCGGCGGATCAGCGCCGCGAGGTCGAGATCAAGCTGCCGGAGTGA
- a CDS encoding ABC-F family ATP-binding cassette domain-containing protein: protein MATIVTVEHLTKSYGDKVLFEDISFGIEEGDKIGIIGVNGTGKSSLLKAVAGIEPADAGRISAAGRTRIRMLAQDPVFAPGETALSHVLGGDSPQLAALRAYAAALEALEREPERAGLQEKLIAASQKMDELDAWTMETDAKTALARLGITSFDMPVDTMSGGQRKRVAMAAALLQPSDLLILDEPTNHIDNESVSWLESMLQKRRGALLMVTHDRYFLDRVSNRILELDRGRAFFYEANYSRFLELKLEREEREAASEAKRKNLLRNELAWIRRGAQARSTKQKARIDRYEALKANAPKASAGKLDISIASSRLGRKIVELDDMSKRYGDRTLIDGFSYTAVPEDRVGIVGRNGTGKSTLLKLIAGRLQPDGGLVELGDTVRIGWFSQEHEEMDENLRVIEYIREGAEQITTAEGEQISAAQMLERFLFPPSAQWTQISRLSGGEKRRLQLLRVLTEAPNVLLLDEPTNDLDIATLSVLEDYLDDFPGVVFVVSHDRYFLDRTVDRIFGFEGGGVIRQHTGNYSDYQAYAEKQLALEAAAQNAATAKKPATTASADPASGSAADARASGKALKMSYKDQKDYEQIDGWIAEAEERMADLGKQMEDAASDSYRLQQLTTELAEQEAKLDGLLERWTELNELAEAIAAQKKN, encoded by the coding sequence ATGGCGACGATTGTTACGGTCGAGCATTTGACTAAAAGCTACGGGGACAAGGTCCTCTTTGAAGACATCTCCTTCGGCATCGAGGAAGGCGACAAAATCGGCATCATCGGCGTAAACGGAACCGGTAAGTCCAGCCTGCTGAAGGCGGTCGCGGGCATCGAGCCTGCCGATGCCGGCCGGATCAGCGCGGCCGGACGCACGCGCATCCGCATGCTCGCGCAGGATCCGGTCTTTGCGCCCGGGGAGACGGCGCTATCGCACGTGCTCGGCGGCGATTCGCCGCAGCTCGCCGCGCTTCGCGCATACGCGGCTGCGCTCGAAGCGCTGGAGCGCGAGCCCGAGCGGGCCGGCCTGCAGGAGAAGCTGATCGCGGCCAGCCAGAAGATGGACGAGCTAGACGCCTGGACGATGGAGACCGATGCCAAGACTGCGCTGGCCAGGCTCGGCATCACGAGCTTCGATATGCCGGTAGACACAATGTCCGGCGGCCAGCGCAAGCGCGTCGCGATGGCGGCGGCGCTCCTCCAGCCGTCCGATCTGCTCATCCTGGACGAGCCGACCAACCATATCGACAACGAGTCGGTCTCCTGGCTCGAGAGCATGCTGCAGAAGCGCCGCGGCGCCCTGCTCATGGTCACGCACGACCGCTACTTCCTGGACCGGGTGAGTAATCGCATCCTGGAGCTGGACCGCGGGCGCGCCTTCTTCTATGAAGCGAACTACAGCCGCTTCCTGGAGCTGAAGCTCGAGCGCGAGGAGCGCGAGGCGGCCTCCGAGGCCAAGCGCAAAAACCTGCTGCGCAACGAGCTCGCCTGGATCCGCCGCGGCGCGCAGGCCCGCTCAACGAAGCAGAAGGCGCGCATCGACCGGTACGAGGCGCTGAAGGCCAACGCGCCCAAGGCATCGGCCGGCAAGCTCGACATTTCGATCGCCTCCTCCCGGCTCGGCCGCAAGATCGTGGAGCTTGACGATATGTCCAAGCGTTACGGCGACCGCACGCTGATCGACGGCTTCAGCTACACGGCCGTGCCGGAGGATCGCGTCGGCATCGTCGGCCGCAACGGCACCGGCAAGTCGACGCTGCTCAAGCTGATCGCCGGCCGCCTGCAGCCGGATGGCGGCTTGGTGGAGCTCGGCGACACCGTCCGGATCGGCTGGTTTTCCCAGGAGCATGAGGAAATGGACGAGAACCTGCGGGTCATCGAATATATCCGCGAAGGCGCGGAGCAGATTACGACGGCGGAGGGCGAGCAAATCTCGGCCGCGCAGATGCTGGAGCGCTTCCTGTTCCCGCCTTCGGCGCAGTGGACCCAAATCTCCAGGCTGTCCGGCGGGGAAAAGCGTCGGCTGCAGCTGCTGCGCGTACTGACCGAAGCGCCGAACGTGCTGCTGCTCGACGAGCCGACCAACGACCTGGATATCGCGACGCTGTCGGTGCTCGAGGATTATCTGGACGACTTCCCCGGCGTCGTATTCGTCGTCTCGCACGATCGCTACTTCCTCGACCGGACGGTCGATCGCATATTCGGGTTCGAAGGCGGCGGCGTTATCCGGCAGCATACCGGCAACTACTCGGATTACCAGGCGTACGCGGAAAAGCAGCTGGCGCTCGAGGCGGCGGCTCAGAACGCGGCGACGGCGAAAAAGCCGGCGACGACCGCTTCTGCGGATCCGGCTTCAGGCTCCGCTGCCGACGCGCGCGCAAGCGGCAAAGCGCTGAAAATGTCTTACAAGGACCAAAAGGACTACGAGCAGATCGACGGCTGGATCGCCGAAGCCGAGGAGCGAATGGCCGATCTGGGCAAGCAGATGGAAGACGCCGCGAGCGACTCTTACCGGCTGCAGCAGCTCACGACGGAGCTGGCCGAGCAGGAGGCGAAGCTGGACGGCCTGCTCGAGCGATGGACGGAGCTTAACGAGCTCGCGGAAGCGATCGCGGCGCAGAAGAAAAACTGA
- a CDS encoding copper amine oxidase N-terminal domain-containing protein, whose protein sequence is MGNWTSLMAAAALLLSMPVMPGAVAAAGIPALTAGAIPVAAKAAQTPVKVIVTVGEAASVEIPAKIRQGRTLVPFRPFFSALGGQVKWEDDTNVATATIDGNTAAITAGASKFVFNGEEYLLSQPASMSAGTLYVPLGSVSLPLGARIAAGGSPFTVRVDYERVEEETEEWPDKRLAQLMDAVFERQAELMDGLGAMSLSGSVENRRVLLQIRSYGEVERKLGDAELTAVRAAIYRIAGEAFPLEIDVAECCTRDPDIQGVVEKVDTASKTIQVSGAFRGIAREYPLTISLFEDAKLLIEGSEVERVFTERMVGKTIRAWVTGMWTSSYTAVKVELK, encoded by the coding sequence ATGGGAAATTGGACGAGCTTGATGGCTGCGGCGGCGCTGCTGCTGTCGATGCCGGTTATGCCGGGAGCGGTGGCGGCTGCTGGCATTCCTGCGCTTACGGCAGGTGCAATACCCGTGGCTGCCAAGGCGGCGCAGACCCCGGTCAAGGTGATCGTGACCGTCGGCGAAGCAGCAAGCGTCGAGATTCCCGCGAAGATTCGGCAAGGGCGTACGCTCGTACCCTTTCGCCCCTTTTTCTCCGCGCTTGGCGGTCAGGTGAAATGGGAAGACGATACGAATGTCGCGACCGCGACGATAGACGGCAATACTGCGGCGATTACGGCGGGCGCCTCCAAATTCGTCTTTAACGGCGAGGAATATTTGTTGAGCCAGCCCGCTTCGATGAGCGCTGGCACGCTTTATGTCCCGCTCGGATCGGTCAGCCTGCCTCTCGGCGCACGCATCGCGGCGGGCGGTTCTCCTTTCACCGTGCGCGTGGATTACGAGAGGGTCGAAGAGGAGACGGAGGAATGGCCCGACAAGCGGCTCGCGCAATTGATGGACGCCGTCTTCGAGCGCCAAGCCGAGCTTATGGACGGTCTGGGCGCGATGTCGCTGAGCGGAAGCGTGGAAAACCGGCGGGTGCTGCTGCAAATCCGAAGCTACGGGGAGGTGGAAAGGAAGCTTGGCGATGCGGAGCTTACCGCCGTCAGGGCTGCAATATACCGCATCGCGGGCGAGGCGTTTCCATTGGAAATCGATGTCGCCGAGTGCTGCACCCGCGATCCGGATATCCAAGGCGTCGTCGAAAAAGTCGACACGGCCAGCAAGACGATTCAGGTGTCGGGGGCGTTCCGCGGCATAGCGAGGGAGTACCCGCTGACCATCTCCCTTTTTGAGGATGCGAAGCTGCTCATAGAAGGAAGCGAAGTGGAGCGCGTATTCACCGAACGGATGGTCGGGAAAACGATCAGAGCTTGGGTAACTGGCATGTGGACTTCGTCTTATACGGCGGTTAAGGTCGAGTTGAAGTAA